In Leptospira sp. WS58.C1, a single genomic region encodes these proteins:
- a CDS encoding deoxyribodipyrimidine photolyase, producing the protein MFSERNLIRVREGNKKPVLEGGEYILYWIRANRRMSWNHSLDYSIHLAKKFKKPLVIFESVMMDFEWSSPRFHRFLLEGICDTAEDASRAGFTYWPFVETKDHSLSEIVPGILEKASIVITDDFPCFFLPEHAEKIGEILNCKLLLVDSNSITPLASYEKSFGYARVLRPKLHDRFVESYVHRSERKPNPNRIPNSDTLKKPNFLFSGKKEDIPSYLQKMNSRYPYLLPVSGKLGGRKEGLKLLKKFLMEGLPFYSEERSEPRPPERIKSSSLSPYLHFGMISVEEIVTAVLGSDPNVNWSPDTLNHSYRGKNEGFFHPNPNINSFLDELLTWRELGYLLFYKEPSFRKDLSILPDWAKLSLETHRGDKREYIYTKEEFEKAITHDPIWNAAQKELVLTGTIQNYLRMLWGKKIIEWSSSPEEAFRILEDLNHKYAYDGRDPNSYTGILWCFGAFDRPWFPERPVLGNIRYMSSDSASKKFKLKPYLEYIRSLDGISDLPLFK; encoded by the coding sequence TTGTTCTCAGAGAGAAATTTAATCAGGGTCCGGGAAGGAAATAAAAAGCCGGTTTTAGAAGGAGGAGAATACATTCTTTATTGGATCCGTGCCAATCGAAGAATGTCCTGGAATCATTCTTTGGATTATTCCATCCACCTTGCTAAAAAATTTAAAAAACCCCTGGTCATTTTTGAATCCGTCATGATGGATTTCGAGTGGAGTTCTCCAAGATTCCATCGATTCCTTTTAGAAGGGATTTGTGACACAGCGGAAGATGCATCCCGTGCCGGTTTCACTTATTGGCCTTTTGTGGAAACGAAAGATCATTCTCTTTCCGAGATAGTTCCTGGGATTTTAGAAAAAGCCTCCATTGTGATTACGGATGATTTCCCTTGTTTCTTTCTGCCGGAACACGCGGAGAAGATCGGAGAGATCCTAAATTGCAAACTTTTACTTGTGGATTCCAATTCGATTACTCCGTTGGCTTCTTATGAAAAATCTTTCGGTTATGCCAGAGTTTTGAGACCGAAACTTCATGACAGGTTCGTGGAATCTTATGTGCATAGATCAGAGCGTAAACCGAATCCGAATCGAATTCCAAATTCTGATACTTTAAAAAAACCGAATTTTCTATTTTCAGGGAAGAAGGAGGATATTCCCTCCTATTTGCAGAAAATGAATTCCCGGTATCCGTACCTTCTTCCCGTTTCCGGTAAGTTGGGAGGAAGGAAGGAAGGATTGAAACTTCTAAAAAAATTCCTTATGGAAGGACTTCCTTTCTATTCGGAAGAGAGAAGTGAGCCAAGACCCCCGGAAAGGATCAAATCTTCTTCTTTATCGCCTTACTTACATTTCGGAATGATCTCAGTGGAGGAGATTGTCACTGCGGTTTTAGGGTCGGATCCTAATGTAAATTGGAGTCCGGATACTTTAAATCATTCTTATAGAGGGAAGAACGAAGGATTTTTTCATCCAAACCCAAATATAAATTCATTTTTGGATGAACTCCTCACTTGGAGAGAATTGGGTTATCTTTTGTTCTATAAGGAGCCTAGTTTCAGAAAAGACCTCTCCATTCTTCCGGATTGGGCAAAACTTTCTTTGGAGACTCATAGAGGTGATAAGAGAGAATATATTTATACCAAGGAAGAATTTGAGAAGGCGATCACTCATGACCCGATCTGGAATGCCGCTCAAAAAGAATTAGTTTTAACAGGTACCATCCAAAATTATCTCAGAATGCTTTGGGGTAAAAAAATAATAGAATGGTCTTCTTCACCGGAAGAAGCATTTCGTATATTAGAAGATTTGAATCATAAATATGCGTATGACGGTCGGGACCCTAATTCTTATACGGGTATTCTTTGGTGTTTTGGAGCATTCGATAGACCTTGGTTCCCGGAAAGGCCAGTGCTTGGAAATATCCGCTACATGTCCTCGGATTCGGCATCTAAAAAATTCAAATTAAAACCATATTTGGAGTATATCCGGTCTCTGGATGGGATATCGGATCTCCCACTTTTTAAATAA
- the groL gene encoding chaperonin GroEL (60 kDa chaperone family; promotes refolding of misfolded polypeptides especially under stressful conditions; forms two stacked rings of heptamers to form a barrel-shaped 14mer; ends can be capped by GroES; misfolded proteins enter the barrel where they are refolded when GroES binds), producing the protein MAKVIEYDETARRKLLEGVNKLANAVKVTLGPKGRNVVIDKKFGSPTITKDGVTVAKEIELEDAIENMGAQMVKEVSTKTNDVAGDGTTTATILAQSIINEGLKNVTAGANPMALKHGIDKAVTAAVDSIKKRSVKIENKKDIANVATISANNDKEIGNLIADAMDKVGKDGVITVEEAKSIETTLDVVEGMQFDRGYVSPYMVTDPEAMIATLSDPYILIYDKKISSMRDLLPVLEKVAQAGRPLVIIAEEVEGEALATIVVNTLRKTISCVAVKAPGFGDRRKAMLEDIAILTGGQVISEDLGMKLENATVQQLGRAKKVTVDKENTTIIEGQGASKDIQGRVGQIKKQIEDTTSEYDREKLQERLAKLAGGVAVIHVGAATEVEMKEKKTRVEDALSATRAAVEEGIVPGGGLTLLKAQEAVGALKLEGDEATGAKIIFRALEEPIRMITSNAGLEGSVIVEHAKGKKGNEGFNALTMVWEDLLQAGVVDPAKVVRSALQNAASIGSMILTTEVTITDKPEKEGAMPPMGGMGGMGGMGGMM; encoded by the coding sequence ATGGCAAAAGTTATCGAGTATGATGAAACAGCTAGACGCAAACTTTTAGAAGGCGTCAACAAACTTGCAAACGCTGTAAAAGTTACCCTAGGTCCTAAGGGAAGAAACGTAGTAATCGACAAAAAATTCGGATCTCCTACAATCACTAAGGACGGGGTTACCGTAGCAAAAGAAATCGAACTAGAAGACGCCATCGAGAACATGGGCGCTCAGATGGTAAAAGAAGTCTCCACAAAAACGAATGACGTTGCTGGAGATGGAACTACCACCGCTACTATTCTCGCTCAATCCATCATTAACGAGGGATTGAAAAACGTTACAGCGGGTGCAAATCCTATGGCACTCAAACACGGGATCGACAAAGCGGTTACCGCAGCTGTAGATAGCATCAAAAAACGTTCCGTAAAGATCGAAAATAAAAAAGACATCGCTAACGTTGCGACTATTTCCGCTAACAACGATAAAGAGATCGGAAATCTGATCGCTGACGCAATGGACAAAGTCGGAAAAGACGGAGTTATCACCGTAGAAGAAGCAAAGTCCATCGAAACTACGTTAGACGTGGTAGAAGGTATGCAATTCGACCGCGGATACGTTTCCCCTTATATGGTAACCGATCCGGAAGCGATGATCGCAACCTTAAGCGACCCTTACATTCTCATCTATGATAAAAAGATCTCTTCTATGAGAGACCTTCTTCCTGTATTGGAAAAAGTAGCTCAAGCCGGAAGACCTTTAGTTATCATCGCGGAAGAAGTAGAAGGTGAAGCATTAGCTACTATCGTAGTAAACACTCTTCGTAAAACCATCTCCTGCGTGGCTGTTAAAGCTCCTGGATTCGGAGATCGTCGTAAAGCGATGTTGGAAGATATAGCGATCCTTACCGGTGGACAAGTGATTTCCGAAGATCTCGGAATGAAACTGGAAAACGCAACCGTTCAACAACTGGGACGCGCTAAAAAAGTTACCGTAGATAAAGAGAACACCACCATCATCGAAGGACAAGGTGCTTCTAAAGACATCCAAGGCCGTGTAGGTCAGATCAAAAAACAGATCGAAGATACTACTTCCGAGTACGATCGTGAAAAATTACAAGAACGTTTGGCAAAACTTGCCGGAGGAGTTGCGGTAATTCACGTAGGTGCAGCCACAGAAGTGGAAATGAAAGAAAAGAAAACCCGTGTGGAAGACGCTCTTTCCGCTACTCGCGCTGCGGTAGAAGAAGGAATCGTTCCAGGTGGCGGACTCACTCTTCTAAAAGCACAAGAAGCTGTAGGCGCGCTGAAACTCGAAGGAGACGAAGCTACCGGAGCAAAAATTATCTTCCGCGCTTTGGAAGAGCCAATCCGTATGATCACTTCTAATGCCGGCTTGGAAGGATCCGTGATCGTAGAGCATGCAAAAGGTAAAAAAGGAAACGAAGGTTTTAACGCACTTACTATGGTGTGGGAAGACCTACTCCAAGCGGGAGTTGTAGACCCTGCGAAAGTGGTTCGTTCCGCTCTCCAAAATGCGGCTTCTATCGGTTCCATGATCCTGACTACGGAAGTTACGATCACCGACAAACCTGAAAAAGAAGGCGCAATGCCTCCTATGGGTGGAATGGGCGGTATGGGAGGAATGGGCGGCATGATGTAA
- the groES gene encoding co-chaperone GroES, with the protein MAIKPLGDRVLVEPKQDAEEKIGSIFVPDTAKEKPQEGKVVEVGSGRYEDGKLVPLEVKPGDVVLYGKYSGTEIKSEGKEYLIIRESDILAIVKK; encoded by the coding sequence ATGGCGATTAAACCGCTAGGTGACCGTGTTTTGGTAGAGCCTAAACAAGACGCTGAAGAAAAGATCGGCAGCATCTTCGTTCCTGATACGGCTAAAGAAAAACCGCAAGAAGGAAAAGTTGTAGAAGTAGGAAGCGGACGTTATGAAGACGGGAAGCTTGTACCTCTAGAAGTTAAACCCGGTGATGTCGTTCTTTACGGCAAATATTCCGGAACTGAAATCAAATCCGAAGGCAAAGAATACTTAATCATTCGCGAAAGCGACATTCTTGCCATCGTGAAAAAGTAA
- a CDS encoding adenylate/guanylate cyclase domain-containing protein, with product MDDSVRKVLENEETLGAYISNVFRYVLLVFFAIQIVVNWKNGNFLANGIGFGVYAAITVAHTYVIRTCTHWAIKGFSYLALVADFIIITAILLYYTLHQDKFDLGFALKNPMLNFYLFPLAFSLIQFRLRYVLLSVILFYAVYFGIFTAAILTDKVVFAQDWGDYVMGPNVLLTDILFGRPILYMILAFFFCFGILRTLIMIRRIGEGEAQRSLLSRYFSPGMVEEMMTNPNVLEGRRQTATILFTDIRNFTALSENMDPLELSRFLSSIRETLTDCVFEFGGTLDKYIGDAVMATFGTPYPSADPASDAIRALQCGQKMLEKLGEFNKDRETKGLEPVRIGIGIHTGEVFSGNIETSRRAEFTVIGDAVNTASRIESLTKNFGKELLVSEETWKLAGANFIGETLPPVQVKGREKLVTVVAVGA from the coding sequence ATGGATGATTCCGTTCGAAAAGTTTTGGAAAACGAGGAAACCTTAGGCGCCTATATCTCCAACGTATTTCGGTACGTTCTTCTCGTATTTTTCGCAATCCAGATCGTAGTGAATTGGAAAAACGGAAACTTTTTAGCGAATGGGATCGGATTCGGAGTATATGCAGCGATCACTGTCGCTCATACATACGTGATCCGGACCTGCACTCATTGGGCAATCAAAGGTTTTTCCTATTTGGCGTTAGTTGCGGATTTTATCATTATTACGGCGATATTATTATATTACACTCTTCACCAGGATAAGTTCGATTTGGGTTTCGCATTAAAGAATCCGATGCTGAATTTTTATCTTTTCCCTTTAGCTTTTTCTTTGATCCAATTCCGACTCCGATACGTACTTTTAAGTGTGATCTTATTTTATGCCGTCTATTTCGGGATCTTTACTGCTGCGATCCTAACCGATAAAGTTGTTTTCGCCCAAGATTGGGGTGACTATGTGATGGGGCCTAACGTTCTGTTGACGGATATTCTTTTCGGTCGCCCAATTTTGTACATGATCCTGGCATTTTTCTTTTGTTTCGGTATTCTAAGGACACTGATCATGATCCGACGAATCGGAGAAGGAGAAGCGCAACGCTCCTTACTCTCTCGCTACTTCTCCCCCGGAATGGTGGAAGAAATGATGACAAACCCGAACGTCTTGGAAGGAAGAAGACAAACTGCCACCATATTATTTACCGATATCCGAAACTTCACCGCATTATCCGAAAATATGGATCCTTTAGAATTAAGCAGATTCCTTTCTTCCATTAGAGAAACATTAACCGATTGTGTTTTTGAATTCGGCGGAACCTTGGACAAATATATCGGCGACGCGGTTATGGCAACATTCGGAACTCCATATCCTTCTGCAGATCCTGCCTCTGACGCGATCCGCGCTTTACAATGTGGCCAGAAGATGTTGGAAAAATTAGGAGAATTTAATAAGGATAGAGAAACAAAAGGATTAGAACCCGTACGAATAGGGATCGGGATCCATACGGGAGAAGTTTTCTCCGGAAATATAGAAACCAGCAGAAGAGCCGAATTTACGGTTATCGGAGACGCAGTCAACACCGCATCCAGAATAGAATCTCTCACCAAAAATTTCGGAAAAGAACTTTTGGTCTCGGAAGAAACTTGGAAACTTGCAGGAGCAAATTTTATTGGAGAAACACTTCCACCAGTACAGGTCAAAGGAAGAGAAAAATTAGTAACCGTTGTCGCTGTGGGAGCTTGA
- a CDS encoding DUF962 domain-containing protein — protein sequence MTENKKYETLQEFWPFYLREHSNKMNRIFHFIGTSCALVFILSAIFYLNAWYLLGALFSGYFFAWIGHFFLEKNRPATFTYPFKSFVSDWRMYFCTITGQLGKELQKAGVK from the coding sequence ATGACTGAAAACAAAAAATATGAAACCCTACAGGAATTCTGGCCATTCTATCTGAGGGAACATTCGAATAAAATGAACCGGATATTCCATTTTATAGGAACCTCATGCGCTCTGGTCTTTATTCTTTCCGCAATCTTCTATCTAAACGCTTGGTACTTACTCGGGGCATTGTTTAGCGGATACTTTTTTGCATGGATAGGGCATTTTTTCCTAGAAAAAAACCGTCCTGCCACATTTACGTATCCGTTCAAATCCTTTGTAAGTGATTGGAGGATGTATTTTTGTACAATCACAGGGCAATTAGGTAAGGAACTGCAAAAGGCAGGCGTAAAATAA
- the amt gene encoding ammonium transporter, protein MDHVLPAAKELAKNVDILWVIFASALVFFMQAGFLLLESGLVRSKNSINVAIKNLLDYVFGTICFFLIGYGFMYGTSLDGWIGKDLFLLEGLNTGKEFAFFLFQVTFMGTAATIVSGAVAERIRFQAYLVCSIFVSLLIYPVFGHWAWGGGWLSKSGFHDFAGSSVVHSVGAWVALAGVIVLGPRKDRFDSEGKPRELYGHNLPFSVLGTFILWFGWFGFNGGSTLSLTDEVPKIIVNTSLAACSGCSAAILFDYITKGVPHVSGAINGVLGGLVAITAGCDVMSPGASLLTGLIAGVLVEVAAWILENILKVDDVVSAFPVHGVGGIWGTLAVSVFAQEEALRSWNQWQAQLTGVAVCAVWSFSMGLILFFLMKFTISIRVTSEEEERGLNESEHGAKTVWLDLMNAMKYVADSKDLRKRIDVDPGVESGAVAELFNRLLLSLTQIIGVVKENSDKIENESELLENSTLMITKEIEKQKERTILIRETSDLLESSLKAVLDLVREERSRSSEMRRMSEEMSQGMKELQTDILTSGQISESIQSIAFTGERTLERTVKSMQGLNGSAKKVEELVGILQKIAEQLGMLSINAAIESARGGDKGFAVVAEQISVLSEKTASNAKQANKYLKEIWETVNGSLQSLSETVDSFKAILIQIPKLSKTMKDALESVREYSSRSEDLETSIQGVAHMSESVAGDMEKRYSELNRMRDFFCEIEDGAVRIGALLEDLQKMSLMLSGQTIRMHRVVDIFQIEPNVG, encoded by the coding sequence TTGGATCACGTTCTTCCCGCCGCCAAAGAATTAGCAAAGAATGTAGACATCTTATGGGTGATTTTCGCCTCCGCTCTTGTCTTTTTTATGCAAGCCGGTTTTCTACTCTTAGAATCCGGATTAGTCCGTTCTAAAAATTCGATCAATGTTGCGATCAAAAATTTACTCGATTACGTATTCGGAACCATTTGTTTTTTTCTGATCGGTTACGGATTTATGTATGGAACCAGCTTGGACGGTTGGATCGGTAAGGATCTATTTCTTTTAGAAGGTTTGAATACGGGAAAAGAATTCGCGTTCTTTTTATTTCAAGTCACTTTTATGGGAACTGCGGCAACGATCGTATCCGGTGCAGTCGCGGAAAGGATACGATTCCAAGCCTATTTAGTTTGTTCCATTTTTGTTTCCCTACTGATTTATCCCGTGTTTGGTCATTGGGCTTGGGGGGGAGGTTGGCTTTCTAAATCGGGTTTTCACGATTTTGCGGGAAGTTCAGTAGTACATTCCGTTGGAGCATGGGTGGCTCTTGCGGGAGTGATCGTTCTTGGACCAAGAAAAGATCGGTTCGATTCCGAGGGAAAACCTAGGGAATTGTACGGTCATAATTTACCTTTTTCCGTTTTAGGAACTTTTATTTTATGGTTCGGTTGGTTCGGATTTAACGGAGGAAGTACTCTTTCTCTAACGGATGAGGTTCCGAAAATTATAGTTAATACAAGCTTAGCTGCCTGCTCCGGATGTAGTGCTGCGATCCTGTTCGATTATATCACAAAAGGTGTACCCCATGTCAGCGGGGCCATTAATGGTGTTCTTGGGGGATTGGTTGCGATTACTGCCGGTTGCGACGTAATGAGTCCGGGGGCTTCTTTACTTACAGGGTTGATCGCAGGCGTCTTAGTGGAAGTAGCCGCTTGGATTTTGGAAAACATACTAAAGGTGGATGATGTTGTAAGTGCATTCCCGGTCCATGGGGTCGGAGGGATCTGGGGAACTCTGGCCGTAAGCGTATTCGCTCAAGAAGAAGCGCTCCGTAGTTGGAACCAATGGCAGGCACAACTTACCGGTGTGGCGGTTTGTGCTGTTTGGTCCTTCAGTATGGGGCTGATCTTATTTTTCTTAATGAAATTTACTATATCGATTCGAGTCACTTCGGAAGAAGAAGAGAGAGGATTAAACGAATCGGAACACGGCGCCAAAACCGTTTGGTTGGATTTGATGAACGCAATGAAGTACGTCGCAGATTCAAAGGACTTGAGAAAAAGAATCGATGTAGATCCGGGAGTGGAATCGGGAGCAGTTGCGGAATTATTCAATCGTTTACTTTTGAGCTTAACTCAGATCATCGGAGTGGTAAAGGAAAACTCGGATAAGATAGAAAACGAATCGGAACTTTTGGAAAATTCCACTTTAATGATCACTAAAGAGATCGAAAAACAGAAGGAAAGGACCATATTGATCCGGGAAACATCCGACTTATTGGAATCATCTTTAAAGGCTGTTTTAGATCTGGTCCGAGAGGAAAGAAGTAGATCTTCCGAAATGAGAAGAATGTCCGAAGAGATGTCCCAAGGTATGAAGGAACTTCAAACGGATATTCTGACTTCCGGCCAGATCAGCGAATCCATACAATCGATTGCCTTTACCGGTGAAAGAACTTTGGAAAGAACCGTAAAGAGTATGCAAGGTTTAAACGGTTCCGCTAAGAAGGTGGAAGAACTTGTAGGGATTCTCCAAAAAATTGCGGAACAACTCGGGATGTTATCGATTAACGCAGCGATCGAATCCGCAAGGGGAGGAGATAAGGGATTTGCAGTTGTAGCGGAACAAATTTCGGTCCTTTCGGAAAAAACCGCATCCAACGCGAAACAGGCGAATAAATATCTAAAAGAGATTTGGGAAACGGTTAACGGTTCCTTGCAGTCTTTATCCGAAACAGTCGATTCCTTTAAAGCGATCTTAATCCAGATCCCGAAACTTTCAAAAACTATGAAGGATGCTTTAGAATCCGTCCGTGAATATTCCTCCAGATCGGAGGATCTGGAAACCTCCATACAGGGAGTGGCACATATGAGCGAATCCGTGGCTGGAGATATGGAAAAACGTTATTCCGAACTGAATAGAATGAGGGACTTTTTCTGTGAAATTGAAGACGGTGCAGTTCGGATCGGAGCACTGCTAGAAGATTTACAAAAGATGAGTCTTATGTTAAGCGGCCAAACGATCCGAATGCATCGAGTAGTGGATATTTTTCAAATAGAACCTAATGTAGGTTAG